In the genome of Brassica rapa cultivar Chiifu-401-42 unplaced genomic scaffold, CAAS_Brap_v3.01 Scaffold0112, whole genome shotgun sequence, one region contains:
- the LOC117129748 gene encoding uncharacterized protein LOC117129748, which produces MTHPAEEYRQMKAWKRDTNMLGCVADAECGIPTRCPCGGTIINEVSRNLKYPTDFDTLPGRKYFTCKNYENDGFHFRQPWVFGVQEEVEMLRKRVDAMAAEIAELKYNLTRQNPTTT; this is translated from the exons ATGACTCATCCAGCCGAGGAGTATAGGCAGATGAAGGCTTGGAAGAGAGACACCAACATGCTTGGCTGCGTGGCGGATGCCGAGTGTGGGATTCCGACCAGATGCCCTTGTGGGGGGACAATCATCAACGAGGTGTCTCGGAACCTGAAGTATCCAACCGATTTTGATACTTTACCGGGGAGAAAATACTTCACTTGCAAAAATTATGAG AATGATGGCTTCCATTTCCGTCAACCATGGGTCTTCGGAGTCCAGGAAGAGGTTGAAATGTTAAGGAAGCGCGTGGATGCGATGGCTGCAGAGATTGCTGAACTGAAGTATAATCTAACCCGTCAGAATCCCACCACTACATGA